One window of the Haloarcula halobia genome contains the following:
- a CDS encoding DUF7521 family protein, producing MRMAVFGLTLGITLISFQAYRQRPSERLQYAFVGFAFISMGVAVTTVITQLGTGRTAPLVDVFLQMSETVPFIIGFAMLYVSLYR from the coding sequence ATGCGGATGGCCGTCTTCGGCCTGACGCTCGGTATCACGCTCATCAGCTTCCAGGCCTACCGGCAGCGCCCCTCGGAGCGCCTGCAGTATGCCTTCGTCGGGTTCGCGTTCATCAGCATGGGCGTCGCGGTCACCACCGTCATCACGCAGCTGGGGACCGGGCGCACCGCCCCGCTCGTCGACGTCTTCCTCCAGATGTCCGAGACGGTGCCCTTTATCATCGGGTTCGCGATGCTGTACGTCTCGCTGTACAGATAG
- a CDS encoding ArsR/SmtB family transcription factor — protein sequence MSEDKSIEEILDTIGDSHARRVLAAISQEPRSAKELADECDLSLPTVYRRIEMLDEYDLVTDQTLVADDGNHYKVYESNFDSTVISLEDEEYRVRIYREENLPDRFSQLWDELNPE from the coding sequence GTGTCCGAGGACAAGAGTATCGAGGAGATCCTGGATACGATCGGCGATTCACACGCCCGACGTGTCCTGGCCGCTATCAGTCAAGAGCCCCGGTCGGCAAAGGAGCTCGCAGACGAGTGTGACCTGTCCCTCCCGACGGTCTACCGTCGCATCGAGATGTTAGACGAGTACGACCTGGTCACCGACCAGACACTGGTGGCCGACGACGGCAACCACTACAAGGTCTACGAGTCGAACTTCGACTCGACTGTCATCTCGCTTGAAGACGAGGAGTACAGGGTCCGCATCTACCGCGAGGAGAACCTCCCCGACCGGTTCAGTCAGCTCTGGGACGAGCTGAATCCGGAATGA
- a CDS encoding HVO_0416 family zinc finger protein — MATAPSPDDMFDEFLTQRGHDVEETGWEDNYNKKQCPDCGGLHSSAATECSVCGWTPVN; from the coding sequence ATGGCGACCGCACCGAGTCCTGACGACATGTTCGACGAATTTCTCACCCAGCGCGGACACGACGTCGAGGAGACAGGTTGGGAGGACAACTACAACAAAAAGCAGTGTCCGGACTGTGGCGGGCTCCATTCGTCCGCCGCGACCGAGTGCTCGGTGTGTGGCTGGACACCGGTAAACTGA
- a CDS encoding Ig-like domain-containing protein: MFGLLISMLALIQVNAVPAENQQVEFEHNKRVQQDMLNLERTILQSGTEDVPGSAQLELAARYPSRFFLINPGVGAGTIETRGAGTVTVSNARAPSADTYWNGDDRTFETTTLRYRPAYNEYGNAPVTVYEHNTLVNTFEGGAGLPVSSGSFIEGDQVTLVLLDGQLSTASTQSVAIETVPLSAPTTSTTITNDGSGDIVIELPTTLTEEQWETLLEDERSPNGNVANIDVTPGDPYNTLTVNLEPGEYQLRIARVGVGSDVDDSVLGARYLTGDGDVTESIRTGESTELAVEVRDRYNNPATGEVTFSTSDGTFLPSGGTSVTERSDEDGAASVVFSPSSAGTSVVTAEGDFDGSGTIEPRERTTFTITVGGGSGGEDSVSEINPGTPGSVSLESVERKNTGTVEVTLANTGTQDQKITRARLLFYSSNSNKANQDSAVLNGNDADTLYLFGDWDTVDSDIVVPAGGEQTITLTFDKVGTKDFFGFSIEYSGTSANYFVQLP, translated from the coding sequence ATGTTCGGACTGCTCATCTCGATGCTCGCGTTGATACAGGTCAACGCCGTCCCGGCCGAGAACCAGCAAGTCGAGTTCGAGCACAACAAGCGCGTCCAGCAGGACATGTTGAACCTCGAGCGCACCATCCTCCAGTCGGGGACCGAGGACGTCCCGGGGTCGGCCCAGCTGGAACTCGCCGCACGCTACCCGTCACGGTTCTTCCTCATCAACCCCGGCGTCGGGGCGGGAACTATCGAGACGAGGGGTGCCGGGACGGTGACAGTTTCGAACGCCCGCGCGCCGTCGGCCGACACCTACTGGAACGGGGACGACAGGACCTTCGAGACGACGACGCTCCGTTACCGGCCGGCCTACAACGAGTACGGAAACGCGCCAGTCACGGTGTACGAACACAACACGCTCGTCAACACCTTCGAGGGCGGTGCGGGACTGCCCGTCAGCTCGGGGAGCTTCATCGAGGGCGACCAGGTGACGCTCGTGTTGCTCGACGGCCAGCTCTCGACGGCGAGCACGCAGTCGGTGGCCATCGAGACGGTCCCCCTGTCGGCGCCGACCACGTCGACGACCATCACCAACGACGGGAGCGGCGACATCGTGATCGAACTCCCGACGACGTTGACCGAAGAACAGTGGGAGACGCTCCTCGAGGACGAGAGGAGTCCGAACGGCAACGTCGCCAACATCGACGTCACGCCCGGCGACCCGTACAACACGCTGACGGTGAACCTCGAGCCCGGCGAGTACCAGCTCCGGATTGCCCGGGTCGGCGTCGGCAGTGACGTCGACGACAGCGTCCTCGGCGCGCGCTACCTGACCGGAGACGGCGACGTGACGGAGAGCATCCGCACCGGGGAGTCGACGGAACTGGCCGTCGAGGTCCGGGACCGGTACAACAACCCCGCGACGGGCGAGGTGACGTTCAGCACGTCCGACGGGACCTTCCTTCCCTCGGGTGGGACGTCGGTCACGGAGCGGAGCGACGAGGACGGGGCGGCGTCGGTCGTGTTCTCGCCGTCGAGCGCCGGAACGTCGGTCGTCACCGCCGAAGGCGACTTCGACGGGAGCGGGACCATCGAGCCCAGAGAACGGACGACGTTCACAATCACAGTCGGCGGCGGGAGTGGTGGCGAGGACAGCGTCTCCGAAATCAACCCCGGGACCCCCGGGAGCGTGAGCCTGGAATCGGTGGAACGCAAGAACACGGGCACGGTGGAGGTTACGCTGGCCAACACCGGCACCCAGGACCAGAAGATAACGCGTGCCCGGCTCCTGTTTTATTCCTCGAACAGCAACAAGGCAAACCAGGATTCCGCTGTGTTGAACGGCAACGACGCCGACACGTTGTACCTCTTCGGTGACTGGGACACCGTCGACAGCGACATCGTCGTGCCGGCAGGCGGCGAGCAGACCATTACGCTGACCTTCGACAAGGTGGGGACGAAGGACTTCTTCGGCTTCTCCATCGAGTACAGCGGGACCTCGGCGAACTACTTCGTCCAGCTCCCCTGA
- a CDS encoding type II secretion system F family protein has protein sequence MGGDDYRSASSRGTSTDTGVSQYRDPESVRPEDSEEFREQYGYLRSYYRLRPKKYRNLQRWLNQARFGQNYDVYLERTAMYAIAAAFVGVVAGVLLTVVLVDLGVVGSLSNPFEFRGEVTVYLGENRTLFTGGALAIVAASLLAGGTWFARYYYPKSLVGGRRRNINVTLPHAITFMYALSYGGMDIVETIKILGSAQDTYGEVANEFQMIVRDVELFGNDLYTALQNARNITPSDNLEQFFDDLLSVIDSGGEVTVFLETQTDAYLEEARDEQTGFLETLSLLSEVFVVLFVAAPLFLIVILIVMSLLGANTVGQVTLLVYAVMPLAMVMFLVLIDTLSSPFTQPKVDLETEHHVTNDGTARLAVLVARDLVQQAIETVASAVNGAEETSPEAQMQIEQRAYLRQRRQRYFVDSLFPVTAVFDASPLMTLPVSVPLAVLWVGGVVNAGSAELSRQAFLDAPRVATLLLVVVPLLVVIVPLSAFVERKRRRENRIASQFPDTMNALSSANKMGVPTTEALGLVAKWSSGPIETELRKVRNDIEWNHDTSRALRSFADRLRVPQLSRAIKLIAEGMRSSSDLARVLSIAANDTRNRFKIEQQRRRELSSYVAVVIIGFLVYLLVVAMLTTAYLEPIANTQTTAPNTDIEAPISISNLPIAAYETLFFHSAIIQGLGSGLLAGKLVDNDAFSGLKYGIGLVVLSTAAFMLI, from the coding sequence ATGGGGGGAGACGACTACCGGAGCGCCTCCAGTCGGGGAACGTCGACCGATACCGGGGTCAGTCAGTACCGGGACCCCGAGTCGGTCCGGCCCGAGGACAGCGAGGAGTTCCGCGAGCAGTACGGGTACCTCCGGAGCTACTACCGACTCCGCCCGAAGAAGTACCGGAACCTCCAGCGCTGGCTGAACCAGGCCCGGTTCGGGCAGAACTACGACGTGTACCTCGAGCGGACCGCGATGTACGCCATCGCAGCGGCGTTCGTCGGGGTGGTAGCGGGCGTCCTCCTGACCGTCGTCCTCGTCGACCTGGGCGTCGTCGGGTCTCTGTCGAACCCCTTCGAGTTCCGGGGCGAGGTGACGGTGTACCTCGGCGAGAACAGGACGCTGTTCACCGGTGGGGCGCTCGCTATCGTCGCCGCCAGCCTCCTTGCCGGCGGGACGTGGTTCGCCCGGTACTACTATCCGAAATCGCTGGTCGGCGGCCGGCGTCGAAACATCAACGTCACCCTCCCACACGCGATCACATTCATGTACGCGCTGTCGTACGGCGGGATGGACATCGTCGAGACGATCAAGATACTCGGGTCGGCCCAGGACACCTACGGCGAGGTGGCAAACGAGTTCCAGATGATCGTCCGCGACGTCGAACTGTTCGGGAACGACCTCTATACGGCCCTGCAGAACGCCCGGAACATCACCCCGAGTGACAACTTAGAACAGTTCTTCGACGACCTGTTGAGCGTGATCGACTCGGGCGGCGAAGTGACGGTGTTCTTAGAGACCCAGACCGACGCCTACCTCGAGGAGGCACGGGACGAACAGACCGGGTTCCTCGAGACGCTCTCGTTGCTGAGCGAGGTTTTCGTCGTCCTGTTCGTCGCCGCACCGCTGTTCCTCATCGTCATCCTCATCGTGATGAGCCTGCTTGGCGCGAACACCGTCGGCCAGGTCACGCTCCTGGTCTATGCCGTGATGCCGCTGGCGATGGTGATGTTCCTCGTGCTGATCGACACGCTGTCGAGCCCGTTCACCCAGCCGAAGGTCGACCTCGAAACGGAACACCACGTCACGAACGACGGGACGGCGCGACTCGCGGTGCTGGTCGCCCGGGATCTCGTCCAGCAGGCGATCGAGACGGTCGCATCGGCGGTCAATGGCGCCGAGGAGACGTCTCCCGAAGCGCAGATGCAAATAGAACAGAGGGCGTACCTCCGCCAGCGCCGGCAGCGGTACTTCGTCGATTCGTTGTTCCCGGTGACGGCCGTCTTCGATGCCAGCCCCCTGATGACACTGCCGGTGAGCGTCCCGCTCGCAGTGCTCTGGGTCGGGGGCGTCGTCAACGCGGGGAGCGCGGAACTGAGCCGACAGGCGTTCCTCGATGCACCCCGCGTCGCGACGCTCCTGCTCGTCGTCGTGCCGCTCCTCGTCGTCATCGTGCCGCTGTCGGCGTTCGTCGAGCGAAAGCGGCGTCGCGAGAACCGGATCGCCAGCCAGTTCCCGGACACGATGAACGCGCTGTCGAGCGCGAACAAGATGGGCGTGCCGACCACCGAGGCGCTCGGCCTCGTCGCGAAGTGGTCGAGTGGCCCCATCGAGACGGAACTGCGGAAGGTCCGCAACGACATCGAGTGGAACCACGACACGTCCCGGGCACTCCGTTCGTTCGCCGACCGACTGCGCGTCCCACAGCTCTCGCGGGCGATCAAGCTCATCGCCGAGGGGATGCGCTCGAGCAGCGACCTCGCGCGGGTTCTCAGTATCGCCGCCAACGACACCCGGAACCGCTTCAAGATAGAGCAACAGCGACGACGCGAGCTCAGTTCCTACGTCGCCGTCGTCATCATCGGGTTCCTGGTCTACCTGCTCGTCGTCGCGATGCTGACGACGGCGTATCTCGAACCGATCGCGAACACCCAGACGACGGCTCCGAACACGGACATCGAGGCACCGATCAGCATTTCGAATCTGCCCATCGCGGCCTACGAGACGCTGTTCTTCCACTCGGCGATCATCCAGGGGCTCGGCTCCGGGCTGCTGGCCGGGAAACTCGTCGACAACGACGCGTTCAGCGGCCTGAAGTACGGAATCGGGCTCGTGGTGCTCTCAACTGCCGCGTTCATGCTCATCTAA
- a CDS encoding type II/IV secretion system ATPase subunit, translating to MPPSSKIVSIEDTREIDLPHENWIQSVTRTPLTAEGRGEVSMYNLLNAALRQRPEYLLVGEIRTEERVALTFFQAMSTGHTAYTTFHADSVETVISRMENEPLNVPVQMLQDLDIVSIQRQTYMGDERVRRNVETAEILPQEYDSSEVRSKTVFKRDAETDTHEQTGKSELMVEIASERGWDDEELDRQLEDRRRLLQYLADEGINGYVEVTGAIQLFDKDHEGTMADLEAGRLTGEYLRKHGPNLEGMKSNDVDLRTLIEDG from the coding sequence ATCCCGCCGTCGAGCAAGATCGTCTCCATCGAGGACACGCGCGAGATCGACCTCCCCCACGAGAACTGGATCCAGAGCGTCACGCGTACGCCGCTGACCGCCGAGGGCCGTGGCGAAGTCAGCATGTACAACCTCCTCAATGCCGCACTCAGACAGCGGCCGGAGTACCTCCTCGTCGGGGAGATCCGGACCGAAGAGCGGGTCGCACTGACCTTCTTCCAGGCGATGTCGACGGGCCACACGGCCTACACGACGTTCCACGCCGACTCCGTCGAGACGGTCATCTCCCGGATGGAAAACGAGCCGCTCAACGTCCCGGTCCAGATGCTCCAGGACCTGGACATCGTCTCGATACAGCGCCAGACCTACATGGGCGACGAGCGCGTCCGCCGGAACGTCGAGACGGCCGAGATACTGCCCCAGGAGTACGACAGCAGCGAGGTCCGCTCGAAGACAGTGTTCAAGCGCGACGCCGAGACCGACACGCACGAGCAGACTGGAAAGTCCGAGTTGATGGTCGAGATCGCCAGCGAGCGGGGCTGGGACGACGAGGAACTCGACCGGCAACTCGAAGACCGGCGACGGCTCCTGCAATACCTCGCCGACGAGGGGATCAACGGCTACGTCGAGGTGACCGGCGCGATTCAGCTGTTCGACAAGGACCACGAGGGGACGATGGCCGACCTCGAAGCGGGTCGACTCACCGGCGAGTACCTCCGGAAACATGGGCCCAACCTCGAGGGGATGAAGTCGAACGACGTCGACCTGCGAACGCTCATTGAGGACGGCTGA
- a CDS encoding phosphopantetheine adenylyltransferase yields the protein MAGTERTAILGGTFTPVHNGHRALLHKAFQTASHDGTGDGHVVVALTSTELAAETRSDPSHVELLGSFADRKAALDDELDRLAAAYTASYDIHRLEDALGPAATREDVDALVASPEAKAQQRAYELNQQRRENGLRPLEVHTPPFVTAEDGTRISSTRIRNGEIDTHGRLLDDGE from the coding sequence ATGGCTGGCACCGAACGCACGGCGATTCTCGGCGGCACGTTCACGCCCGTCCACAACGGGCACCGCGCCCTGTTGCACAAGGCGTTCCAGACGGCGAGTCACGACGGGACGGGCGACGGCCACGTCGTCGTCGCCCTCACCAGCACCGAACTGGCGGCGGAGACCCGCAGCGACCCCTCCCACGTCGAACTGCTCGGGTCGTTCGCGGACCGGAAGGCGGCGCTGGACGACGAACTGGACCGCCTGGCGGCCGCCTACACCGCGTCGTACGACATTCACCGGCTCGAGGACGCGCTGGGCCCCGCCGCGACCCGGGAGGACGTGGACGCGCTCGTCGCCTCGCCCGAGGCGAAAGCCCAGCAACGCGCCTACGAACTCAACCAGCAGCGCCGCGAGAACGGTCTCCGACCGCTCGAGGTCCACACGCCGCCCTTCGTCACCGCCGAGGACGGCACGCGCATCAGTAGCACCCGGATTCGGAACGGCGAGATAGACACGCACGGGCGACTCCTCGACGACGGGGAGTGA
- a CDS encoding truncated hemoglobin, which yields MSEQTLYERLGEREGIRAVVDDFYDRLVEDDDLGQFFESADMELLRRTQTDFLCEAAGGPETYDAAPVREAHLHVPFTPAHIQRAVKLLQESLDAFDVPDDDAAAVVEAVAAYEEDLLAEPDDD from the coding sequence ATGAGCGAGCAGACGCTGTACGAGCGGTTGGGGGAACGCGAGGGCATCCGTGCGGTCGTCGACGACTTCTACGACAGACTGGTCGAAGACGACGACCTCGGACAGTTCTTCGAGAGCGCGGACATGGAGCTGTTGCGGCGGACCCAGACCGACTTCCTCTGTGAGGCCGCCGGCGGGCCGGAGACCTACGACGCGGCGCCGGTCCGGGAGGCCCACCTCCACGTCCCGTTCACACCCGCACACATCCAGCGTGCCGTCAAGTTACTCCAGGAGAGTCTCGACGCGTTCGACGTCCCGGACGACGACGCGGCCGCCGTCGTGGAAGCGGTCGCGGCCTACGAGGAGGACCTGCTGGCGGAACCGGACGACGACTGA
- a CDS encoding MFS transporter, whose amino-acid sequence MSTTRTRLSLAGIVFTILFAQVLLYPGVDVLVTALGAQTRLDASMWFLAAEFGAFIAFAGVWGAASDAAGKRVPFVAVAAVGGAVGYAALATLPTQFSLPFEAILLLRAVQGATTIGAFSLAMTMLMDLEGGHGRNMGAAGIAIGAGTALGAPVGGQLFTQGPLVPLYVACALMCLVALATRAIPDRAPAENRDSVLRILTGGVRERPALTLPYAFGFIDRLTAGFFALVGTLYFRTAFELSPGATGLMLALFFAPFGLLQYPFGVLSDRIGRTLPVVAGSALYGLGVVAVGRAPSVELAAVAMVAVGVLGALMAPATMALVSDLAAPTGRGVAMAGFNVFGSFGFLVGILLGGTVAGAYGYPAAFTAIGALELGLALVAAPVFLRLNADRRVVFSR is encoded by the coding sequence ATGTCCACCACACGCACCCGCCTGTCCCTGGCCGGCATCGTCTTCACCATCCTCTTCGCGCAGGTGCTCCTCTACCCCGGCGTCGACGTCCTGGTCACGGCGCTGGGGGCACAGACGCGCCTCGACGCGAGCATGTGGTTCCTCGCGGCCGAGTTCGGGGCCTTCATCGCCTTCGCCGGCGTCTGGGGGGCGGCCAGCGACGCGGCCGGGAAGCGCGTCCCGTTCGTGGCTGTGGCGGCGGTGGGCGGCGCCGTCGGGTACGCCGCGCTGGCGACGCTGCCGACGCAGTTCTCGCTCCCGTTCGAGGCCATCCTGCTCCTGCGGGCCGTCCAGGGCGCGACGACCATCGGCGCGTTCTCGCTGGCGATGACCATGCTGATGGACTTAGAGGGCGGCCACGGGCGGAACATGGGCGCGGCCGGTATCGCCATCGGTGCCGGCACCGCGCTCGGAGCGCCCGTTGGCGGCCAGCTGTTCACCCAGGGGCCGCTCGTGCCACTCTACGTGGCCTGTGCCCTCATGTGCCTCGTCGCGCTCGCGACCCGGGCCATCCCGGACCGCGCCCCGGCGGAGAACCGCGACTCCGTGCTCCGCATCCTCACCGGCGGGGTGCGCGAGCGGCCGGCGCTGACGCTGCCCTATGCCTTCGGGTTCATCGACCGGCTGACCGCCGGGTTCTTCGCGCTCGTCGGGACGCTGTACTTCCGGACCGCCTTCGAGTTGAGCCCCGGCGCCACCGGCCTGATGCTCGCGCTGTTTTTCGCCCCGTTCGGGCTGTTGCAGTACCCGTTCGGAGTGCTGTCGGACCGCATCGGTCGGACGCTCCCCGTGGTCGCCGGCTCTGCGCTCTACGGCCTCGGCGTGGTCGCCGTCGGCCGGGCACCGAGCGTGGAACTGGCGGCCGTCGCGATGGTCGCCGTCGGCGTCCTGGGCGCCCTGATGGCGCCGGCGACGATGGCGCTCGTCTCCGACCTGGCGGCGCCCACCGGCCGGGGGGTGGCGATGGCCGGCTTCAACGTCTTCGGGAGTTTCGGGTTCCTCGTCGGCATCCTGCTCGGTGGTACCGTCGCCGGCGCCTACGGCTACCCCGCCGCCTTCACCGCCATCGGCGCGCTGGAACTGGGACTGGCGCTCGTCGCCGCGCCGGTGTTCCTCCGGTTGAACGCCGACCGGCGGGTCGTCTTCTCGCGGTGA
- a CDS encoding DUF6069 family protein, translating into MATEATSRQHSAGPSMPVRAGVGLALGVLVNVGIVAGATSLGVAPGFRPLTVPPVAFLSAVGAVGAVVVYQGFRRYLDRPDHYFVRVAAVVLVLSFLPDVGLLLNDPAATVAGVVVLIVMHVVVAAASVWTLVYWNRTD; encoded by the coding sequence ATGGCAACCGAAGCCACCAGTCGACAGCACAGCGCGGGACCGTCGATGCCGGTCCGTGCCGGTGTCGGGCTCGCACTCGGCGTCCTCGTGAACGTGGGTATCGTCGCCGGGGCGACCAGTCTGGGCGTGGCCCCGGGCTTTCGTCCGTTGACCGTGCCGCCGGTCGCCTTCCTCTCGGCCGTCGGGGCCGTCGGCGCCGTCGTCGTCTACCAGGGCTTCCGGCGCTACCTGGACCGGCCGGACCACTACTTCGTCAGGGTCGCGGCCGTCGTGCTCGTCCTCTCGTTCCTGCCCGACGTCGGCCTCCTGCTCAACGACCCGGCCGCCACCGTCGCCGGCGTCGTCGTCCTCATCGTGATGCACGTCGTCGTCGCGGCCGCGTCCGTCTGGACGCTCGTCTACTGGAACCGCACCGACTGA
- a CDS encoding DUF7552 domain-containing protein produces MTGGRERDGDPAEAVSRLRERIETLADPEGRYVVACRVSGFRPEPVRECRFEAYADAEAACELAGRYRAAMRRVDPELARYDLTVSATDDTTVELVSVRERTGRRRENGLPSTSQTVTLAGNGSDEWLRVENGPVVQFAGPEALLDDEFVTRQLDSKLSENR; encoded by the coding sequence GTGACGGGCGGCCGCGAACGGGACGGCGACCCGGCCGAGGCCGTGTCGCGGCTCCGCGAGCGCATCGAGACGCTCGCCGACCCCGAAGGGAGGTACGTCGTCGCCTGCCGGGTGTCCGGGTTCCGCCCGGAGCCCGTCAGGGAGTGTCGGTTCGAGGCCTACGCAGACGCCGAGGCGGCGTGCGAACTCGCCGGCCGGTACCGCGCGGCGATGCGCCGGGTCGACCCGGAGCTTGCCAGGTACGACCTGACCGTCTCGGCGACCGACGACACGACGGTCGAACTCGTCAGCGTCCGCGAACGGACGGGCCGACGGCGCGAGAACGGCCTTCCGAGCACCAGCCAGACCGTGACGCTGGCGGGCAACGGAAGCGACGAGTGGCTCCGCGTCGAGAACGGCCCGGTCGTCCAGTTCGCCGGGCCCGAGGCGTTGCTCGACGACGAGTTCGTCACCCGCCAGCTCGACTCGAAACTGAGCGAGAACCGCTGA
- a CDS encoding aspartate/glutamate racemase family protein → MSETIGIIGGMGNEAMADLAANVAALPDADDYSYVCYGNSRQAFTPEEADGEWEDGDPPIRRKRHTGEFTAALLQNFGAGRVGLACNGGHPLYRDIYGDFDSTFVDMIAETAAVPDADDGVLVLGTKRTLEERLYDDELEAAGIDTYQPTPADRRRLMDVIYDPEFGIKTGEVTDEAESMLCDVVSAACDRHPAIDSVVLGCTELPLALNAESVPRLKAAGALPDHLSVIDPTQVLAESLFPSTGPVETPDQVALSEFRGEFLDYDPPLTVAVDSLEQMVEFQTKLVEWTMDYFADRDAHVGGSYMHVPTLFLIDYTRPVPVDTDALDVTVHRYETVPSEPDAAVETALERNFEAVSHLC, encoded by the coding sequence ATGTCCGAGACGATAGGCATCATCGGTGGGATGGGGAACGAAGCGATGGCCGACCTGGCGGCGAACGTCGCCGCGTTGCCGGACGCGGACGACTACTCGTATGTCTGCTATGGCAACTCCCGGCAGGCGTTCACCCCGGAAGAGGCCGACGGCGAGTGGGAGGACGGCGACCCTCCGATACGTCGCAAGCGGCACACGGGCGAGTTCACCGCGGCACTCCTCCAGAACTTCGGCGCCGGTAGAGTCGGCCTGGCCTGCAACGGCGGGCACCCGCTCTACCGGGACATCTACGGGGACTTCGACTCGACGTTCGTCGACATGATCGCGGAGACGGCGGCCGTTCCCGATGCCGACGACGGCGTGCTGGTCCTCGGGACGAAACGGACGCTCGAGGAGCGGCTCTACGACGACGAGCTCGAGGCGGCCGGCATCGACACGTACCAGCCGACGCCGGCCGACCGACGGCGGCTCATGGACGTCATCTACGACCCCGAGTTCGGCATCAAGACGGGCGAGGTGACCGACGAGGCCGAATCGATGCTCTGTGACGTCGTCTCGGCGGCCTGTGACAGGCACCCGGCCATCGACTCGGTCGTCCTGGGCTGTACCGAGCTGCCGCTTGCGCTGAACGCCGAGAGCGTCCCCCGCCTCAAGGCGGCGGGCGCGCTGCCGGACCACCTCTCGGTCATCGACCCGACGCAGGTGCTCGCCGAGTCGCTCTTTCCCTCCACGGGGCCCGTCGAGACGCCCGACCAGGTCGCACTCTCGGAGTTCCGCGGGGAGTTCCTGGACTACGACCCGCCGCTGACCGTCGCCGTCGACTCCCTAGAGCAGATGGTCGAGTTCCAGACGAAGCTCGTCGAGTGGACGATGGACTACTTCGCCGACCGCGACGCACACGTCGGTGGCAGCTACATGCACGTCCCGACGCTGTTCCTGATCGACTACACGCGCCCGGTACCGGTCGACACCGACGCCCTCGACGTGACCGTCCACCGGTACGAGACCGTGCCGTCCGAACCCGACGCGGCCGTCGAGACGGCGCTGGAACGGAACTTCGAGGCCGTCTCGCACCTCTGTTGA
- a CDS encoding P1 family peptidase, with amino-acid sequence MTANSRPRIREVGVCPGRLPTGTDNSITDVPGVCVGHETVREGAPTDAECVRTGVSVVDPDGDRNVYERPVTGATHVLNGYGKSVGFPQVDELGDIETPIGLTNTLDVWTVADALAGHVVETNEAATSVNPVVGECNDGVLNDIRGQHVTADHLSRALEAATAANTQEGCVGAGTGTTGFGWKAGIGTASRRVDGHTVGALVLTNTGKPDDLRIDGLHVDAFVDDSTGAVSAGGSIMMLVGTDAALSARKLHRVATRTDLALGRVGGIAHHGSGDFTVGFANGRGDPVADSDLTPLFRGAIEATEEAIYNSLLRAETTSGLEETTIRAIPEDAVARAVANRNASGT; translated from the coding sequence ATGACAGCGAACTCCCGACCCAGAATCCGCGAGGTCGGTGTCTGCCCCGGCCGACTGCCCACAGGGACGGACAACTCCATCACGGACGTCCCCGGAGTGTGCGTCGGTCACGAGACCGTTCGCGAGGGTGCGCCGACGGACGCGGAGTGTGTCCGGACCGGCGTGTCTGTCGTCGACCCCGACGGTGACCGGAACGTCTACGAACGTCCCGTCACCGGGGCGACCCACGTCCTCAACGGGTACGGCAAGTCCGTCGGCTTCCCGCAGGTCGACGAGCTGGGCGACATCGAGACACCGATCGGCCTGACGAACACGCTCGACGTCTGGACCGTCGCCGACGCGCTCGCGGGCCACGTCGTCGAGACCAACGAGGCTGCCACGTCGGTCAACCCCGTCGTGGGCGAGTGCAACGACGGCGTGTTGAACGACATCCGCGGGCAACACGTCACCGCCGACCACCTCTCGCGTGCACTCGAGGCGGCGACCGCCGCGAACACGCAGGAAGGCTGCGTCGGTGCGGGTACCGGAACCACGGGCTTTGGCTGGAAGGCCGGCATCGGGACGGCCTCGCGTCGCGTCGACGGACACACGGTCGGGGCGCTCGTCCTCACGAACACGGGCAAACCGGACGACCTCCGCATCGATGGCCTCCACGTCGACGCCTTCGTCGACGACTCGACCGGCGCCGTCTCGGCGGGCGGCTCGATCATGATGCTCGTCGGGACCGACGCGGCGCTGTCGGCCCGAAAGCTCCACCGCGTGGCAACGCGGACCGACCTCGCGCTCGGCCGGGTCGGCGGCATCGCGCACCACGGTAGCGGCGACTTCACTGTCGGCTTCGCGAACGGGCGCGGCGATCCGGTGGCCGACAGCGACCTCACCCCGCTGTTCAGGGGCGCGATCGAGGCCACCGAGGAGGCGATATACAACTCGCTCCTGCGGGCAGAGACGACCAGCGGACTGGAGGAGACGACGATACGGGCAATTCCCGAGGACGCCGTCGCCCGTGCAGTAGCAAACCGCAACGCGAGCGGTACGTAA